The following coding sequences are from one Onychomys torridus chromosome 16, mOncTor1.1, whole genome shotgun sequence window:
- the LOC118596713 gene encoding vegetative cell wall protein gp1-like: MVGRARDSPDSGLGLRLRRARLRLGVRWPSAGARAPAGAGFRLSLRRGSEVRAPPAAGAGPRCPRSALAGLRAADSAPDPARPASLPRPARAASAPRGPAWPAAAYSPRPVLLIVGRPPAPTASVPALARPPAPPARPRRGGARGGGGPTLRPRPRRRAPSPEGRTPHHPLFSRPRHPFPRGAPPGSRDDPSLTSPSPSPPADTPGPPTPEAGHSHSPPSLTRAHPPNLQILLTAFSEPHPPPVGKNRAAFPADPKPPYGHQIPSTPHPSTTPRSLVPPRPVACLGNPNTPATATSPESYVVTGWRPHNQAGPSW; encoded by the coding sequence ATGGTGGGCCGGGCTCGGGACAGCCCGGACTCGGGGCTGGGACTCCGGCTGCGGCGCGCGCGGCTCCGGCTCGGGGTCAGGTGGCCCTCGGCTGGCGCTCGGGCTCCGGCAGGGGCCGGTTTCCGGCTGAGTCTGCGGCGCGGCTCGGAGGTCCGGGCGCCACCGGCGGCCGGGGCGGGGCCTCGGTGTCCTCGCTCGGCTCTGGCGGGGCTAAGGGCTGCGGACTCGGCTCCCGACCCCGCCCGGCCGGCCAGCCTGCCCCGACCTGCCCGCGCAGCCTCCGCCCCGCGTGGCCCGGCTTGGCCGGCCGCCGCTTACTCACCACGGCCGGTTCTTCTCATTGTGGGCCGGCCGCCGGCGCCCACCGCCTCCGTCCCCGCcctcgcccgcccgcccgcgccgcccgcccgcccgcgccgcGGGGGAGCGCGAGGAGGAGGGGGCCCCACCCTGCGGCCCCGCCCACGCCGTCGAGCCCCTTCCCCGGAAGGGCGGACGCCCCATCACCCCCTCTTCTCCAGACCGAGGCACCCCTTCCCAAGGGGAGCCCCTCCTGGCAGCCGGGACGACCCATCGCTGACTAGCCCCTCCCCATCGCCACCCGCAGACACCCCAGGCCCTCCTACCCCAGAGGCGGGACACTCTCACTCGCCGCCAAGCCTGACTCGAGCTCACCCCCCGAACCTGCAGATCCTCCTCACTGCCTTCTCTGAACCACACCCACCCCCAGTCGGAAAGAATCGAGCCGCTTTCCCAGCAGATCCCAAACCTCCATATGGTCACCAGATTCCTTCCACGCCTCACCCCTCTACAACACCCCGATCGCTCGTCCCTCCACGCCCCGTGGCCTGCCTAGGGAACCCAAACACCCCTGCTACCGCCACCAGTCCAGAGAGCTATGTAGTGACAGGCTGGAGACCCCACAACCAAGCGGGTCCTTCTTGGTAG